The Salvelinus namaycush isolate Seneca unplaced genomic scaffold, SaNama_1.0 Scaffold2519, whole genome shotgun sequence DNA window TTgaaggatgacaatgtctgtatttccgatttctttgatgaagtccaggttcctgctctttaggccaaaggcagatgacctccggccttggatattccaggatgagatagcaatgttgttggtcgtgtgttttggcctcaggccagtaagtgtgagtaGAGCCTGCTGTGCATCTGGTatatgccattggcttgggctagtgtaagagtgggtgTTGGGCCTGTTTTCCTACTCacggcctgggcgtatgtgtgacttccatgttgaggccctctttacgggggtggggtgcatggggtgggcaggagtggcataggtctgatctgagggggcctaaatggggtgtgggcatggttgacttgggggtgagttgattggttggggtgggggtgtgtatgtggctggtggtgttgtggtctggatgtaggtcctctcggtgtgggtcctctatgtgtaggtccaggggggatcccacaggtctgggagagtgtctcgctggtctgggcagggtgtcaattaatctgttgctcctgtgtgaagtgttggggctgcgtttgagagccatgtcctttagagtccgtgcgaaggtgggcactgctgccttgtataggtggacctggtcatagaggctgttcaagtccagggtggagtggtgggtcaggaaaacatttggttttgaggcacagtgaCAGGAAATACTTGCGGTTACCCGCTGtttggtagcagggtggaagtcttttcgtggtagcaggatggagataaccacttgtgcattggggaaagaaGAAGAAGcattttcaatcactcccttcagtgctgtggccccctttcctgctgtgttctcaggtcgtttgtgcctgtgtgtattattatgtggctaggtgatcCTAGTTGGTCCTCaaacagaaggtctagggcgcgctgggtgtttggacacctgtttgggaaaaagttttttttcttgtatatatttcccatttgagtctaTAAGGAGtccaatctgtgtcttgtgtatgtcctcagtgggtgtggggggggttgtcaggaggccTGGCAGGGTGGCTGACatgggggtgctcagaggggatgagatcccctgggcttggggttcttcatttgtctgttttgctgtgatgtcgacgctatggtcagggtctggtgtggactgttctgctgtggtgtcgagacttttgtcgggagctgaggtggactgttctgctggcttctctgcgggGGTGGCCACCTCTCTAGTGGGTTGATCTCTGTCACAcaccatccccctcaccctctcctccagcagtctgatcctctcctctagtgctctgttcttctcctgctcttgCTTTTTATATTGTTGAAGTTGTCTCCCCACAGTCCAgcgtgcagatatgtctctctccacctccagctctctgggtctggttaaTGTTAGAGCATCGGTAGAGTTTTCCTGAGCCGTCTACACACATCTATAAAAGAGCTTACCTGGGGTTTGAAGAGGGACAGGTTGGCATACTCCATGTTGGTCAGCACGGACGACTTGATGGGGTTGATGAAGAGGAAGCCCATACGTTCAACGGCCAAGCCAGACCTGCCCTCCAGCACCAGGCAGATTCCAGACCCCACATCTACGGTGTACTCAGTAATCAGTGGCCAGCTGGTCGTTTTTTCAAAGAACTGACGGTTTTCACTCGTCGTGAACTTGATGGCACCCAGACGTGTGCCGGCGCCGTTATCCCACAGCGACAGCTTTGTGATGCGCTCGCCGAGGTTGAACTCAAACTCATTGAAAGTGTTCTCATCTCCAAAAGTCGCCACTTTCCCGTCGGTCAGCTCCGCCCGCACAGCTTTGACCTGCGAGCCTTCCACCGCCACTCCAATCTTCTTGAGGGTGGCACCGTTGTCCATGCCATGGAAATGAAATGAACTGCCTCCTTGACCACCGATCAAATGCAGTGTGGTTGccatgttgagtgtgtgtgtgcgtcatgTAACCTGAAATACAAATTTGTacagatacattttaaaaaccTCCCAACTCAAAGGAGATCTGATTCAGACATTCAAAGCACCAAAAGAACATTAAGGAACAAGATGAAAGGATCAAACAATAACCAAGGGATATAATGACTCATGGTAGGAACTAGAGGTCAAGCAACACATCAGTCTAGGGCAGGGCTCTCtaaccatgttcctggagagctaccctcctgttggttttcactccagccccagttgtaactaacctgattcagtttatcatcCAGTTAATTATTGGAATCAGGTGGAATAGATTGGAATGAAAAAATACAGGACGGTACCTCTGGTCTAGGATGACCAAATCGCTGCACAATCCTCAGGTCACTGAGAATGACGTGTTCTGTTATTGCTCCTAACTCCTCCTTGCCCTCCTCTGATCGTTCCATCTCTATTCGTCTGGAATCTATCACACCCATTCCTTCCTCCTCAGCTAGGGACCTCCGAGtcaccatggagtccctctcctactcccagcacctccccactctacctcctgctgtttcttcctgatcaacaccatggagtccctctcctactcccagcacctccccactctacctcctgctgtttcttcctgatcaacaccatggagtccctctcctactcccagcacctccccactctacctcctgctgtttcttcctgatcaacaccatggagtccctctcctactcccagcacctccccactctacctcctgctgtttcttcctgatcaacaccatggagtccctctcctactcccagcacctccccactctacctcctgctgtttcttcctgatcaacaccatggagtccctctcctactcccagcacctccccactctacctcctgctgtttcttcctgatcaacaccatggagtccctctcctactcccagcacctccccatctacctcctgctgtttccctgatcaacaccatggagtccctctcctactcccagcacctccccatctacctcctgctgtttcttcctgatcaacTTGGTGACTTATATGTAATGATGATGTAAACATATTGTTATGTAAGTGAGCACGTCTCTATGCACTTATACAATTATTTAATATGTTGCTATAATTACGAATactcatgaataatgatgagtgcaCATTTTATAGATGCTACATCAGTATATGATACCCTGCCCTATGATGATGAGTATGAATGTAATAGATGCTACATCAGAATATGAGGTGTTTATGGTGCTGGAACTCACCTTTCCAACAAAAGTTGCTGCTTTGTAATATCTGAAAGAATAAAGATTGACATGAATTAATATAGTCCAATATTCTTTAGGACAGAGGCTGCACTATTCACAGGTATGTACTCATGTATTATAATATAGAACAATATTCTAAGACAggctgtgtcacgatcgtcttgaggataatgagtggaccaaggcgcagcgtgtgaaaaatacatctcttttatttgagacgagtgaaacacgaaacgaacacttataacaaaacaaaacaacaaacgaccgtgaagctacaaacgtaagtgcaatactaaagctacaaacgttctacatagacaattacccacaaaacccaatgcctatggctgccttaaatatggctctcaatcagagacaatgaaccacagctgcctctaattgagaaccaatctaggcagccatagacatacaaaacccctagacaagactcTGACCCAtttaacctacaaacccctagacaatccaaaaacacatacattccccatgtcacaccctgacctaactaaaataataaagaaaacaaagaatactaaggccagggcgtgacaggctgCAGTATTCACAGGTATGCattaatatattataatatagaaCAATATTCTTTCAGACAGGCTTTAGTATTCACAGGTATgtattaatatattataatatagtaCAATATTCTTTAAGACAGGCTTTCGTATTTACAGTTATGCattaatatattataatatagtCCAATATTCTTTCAGACAGGCTTTAGTATTCACAGGTATGTATTAATATTATAATATAGTACAATATTCTTTCAGACAGGCTACAGTATTCACAGGTATGTATTAATATATTATGACAATGTCTAATATAGAACAGGGTCTGTTAACTTTATCAAGTGTCTGTCCAATTAAAACTAACCATCAGATTTAGTCAAGTAACACCTAAAACCTGAATCATTCAAACGTCATTACTGAATGTAGATCCAAACTTTACCTCGATTTCAAatggttaataataataatgaccaGTAAGTCAACTGTTTCATCATTTAGGAAGCATTTGTTCCATGAAATGTGCAGTTTATTAGTAGTCAAATCAACATTAGTTCAACATTTTTTCACTTAGCAAGATGAGTTGTTAAGATTTGTTTTTACTAACATACAACACGTATGCAGGCCTCAGATTCAAAGATAGAAATAGGTTCTCTAATTTAATTCAAGTAAGCTTCCATTTTAAAGCTGCATTAGGTCAGATTTCTTTTTAAATTTGGGGAAATTGTCATCACACATCGTCAGCTATCAGTATGTAAAATATTCTGAGAGTAGATCCAGCTTCTTTGACTGCCCTTCACTCTGCAATCACTCTGAAAAATCGTTCCAGCCAATCATGTCCCTAGTAGGGAGTTACCTAATGTGCACAAATAATTTGATTTAAACAGATAAATATACATGATGAATTATATCACCTTCATTATTTGGGATTTATTAACAGTTATGTCTGCAGGCAGAAGGCACAGAAAGGATCTATCGCTGCACAAGAGGAGCAGAAGTTGGAGCCAgataaatgtttgtttgttggtaACATGCCTGTTTATGCATTCAATTTAAATTAAGGATAATGAAGTTGGTAAAGTGACTGATAAAAGCCTGTTTTTTGCCCGAGATAGCACCAGTCACCTACATTAAACATTTCAGTACCCAATGCTAGATGTGTCAATCAGTGTATTCAAGATGAAGAGACAGCTTGATGTAAAACACTACACTCAACAGTCTACTCACCTCACATTAAACATCATACTAACATCATACTTTTGAATTCAAAACAGAACAATAGGAGGCTGAAGTCAACCATGTAAAAACAAGGCAACAGTTAACATGTCGTCCCCCACGAATGATGCAGTAACCACTATTTATTTCACAATGGCGCCAGAGGGGAGGGCTTTCGTCTTATCGTCTCTCAACCAACCaagctattttgtttgtttttacattaTGCTGCTgctattatttgttattcttatctattacttttttttaaacattttgtagGTATTTCTTTCTTACAACGGCATTGTTGTTTAAGGCCtcgtcactgtaaggtgaaatattgtattcagcgcatgtgacaaataacattttattgaattGAGATATTGTGTGTAACTAACAAATTGCAGTTAATTGCCATAGCTCCCACCTTGGGCAATCAGTGTAATTTTATAAATGttggatctctatggcaagacgaatcattcacccaagttttgtCAAAATCAGCCCAGTGCTCTCAGATATCTTGTTTAACTAACGCACAAAACAAACATACCaacggacagacagagacagtttaGTTTC harbors:
- the LOC120039082 gene encoding aerolysin-like protein, which translates into the protein MATTLHLIGGQGGSSFHFHGMDNGATLKKIGVAVEGSQVKAVRAELTDGKVATFGDENTFNEFEFNLGERITKLSLWDNGAGTRLGAIKFTTSENRQFFEKTTSWPLITEYTVDVGSGICLVLEGRSGLAVERMGFLFINPIKSSVLTNMEYANLSLFKPQVSSFIDVCRRLRKTLPML